From Pseudoleptotrichia goodfellowii, a single genomic window includes:
- a CDS encoding C-GCAxxG-C-C family protein → MGKIDTKNYTKEEIIAKVKEEAEELYENGTFFCSEAVITVLNNYLGQPYPPEVVKMASGFPIGMGKAGCLCGAVSGGQMALGIVYGRTQGEAMQEKMFEMSKSLHDYIIKEYGSCCCRVMTRKWRGDDFKSPERKRHCVEITGKVAEWIAEQLINDNQIETKH, encoded by the coding sequence ATGGGAAAAATTGATACTAAAAATTATACAAAAGAAGAAATTATTGCAAAAGTCAAAGAAGAAGCCGAAGAACTTTATGAAAACGGTACTTTTTTCTGCAGTGAAGCTGTTATAACTGTTTTAAACAATTATTTAGGTCAGCCTTATCCGCCTGAAGTAGTTAAAATGGCAAGCGGATTTCCTATAGGAATGGGTAAAGCAGGCTGTTTATGCGGTGCCGTATCGGGAGGACAAATGGCTTTAGGTATTGTCTACGGCAGAACTCAAGGGGAAGCGATGCAGGAGAAAATGTTTGAAATGTCCAAAAGCCTTCATGACTATATCATAAAGGAATACGGTTCATGCTGCTGTCGTGTTATGACAAGAAAATGGCGGGGAGACGATTTCAAAAGTCCTGAAAGAAAACGTCATTGTGTGGAAATTACAGGAAAAGTCGCAGAATGGATAGCAGAACAGCTTATTAATGATAATCAGATTGAAACTAAACATTAA
- a CDS encoding MGMT family protein, which produces MKNKKDNIFEEIYKIVRKIPCGKVATYGQIAIMIGNPRLSRVVGYAMSSCPYKDVPCHRVVNRFGELAKTFGENGSEEQKIRLENEEVYVEESGCVDLKEYIWNGK; this is translated from the coding sequence ATGAAAAACAAGAAAGATAATATATTTGAAGAAATATATAAAATTGTAAGAAAAATACCTTGCGGGAAAGTTGCTACATATGGTCAGATTGCGATTATGATAGGAAATCCGAGACTTTCAAGAGTGGTAGGATATGCAATGAGCAGTTGCCCTTATAAAGATGTGCCTTGTCATAGAGTAGTAAACAGATTCGGAGAGTTGGCAAAAACGTTCGGAGAAAACGGAAGTGAAGAGCAGAAAATCCGTTTGGAAAATGAAGAAGTCTATGTGGAAGAAAGCGGATGTGTAGATTTGAAGGAATATATATGGAATGGAAAATAG
- the aphA gene encoding acid phosphatase AphA, with protein sequence MKKLLLVLAILSSSTLFAAGPKVPYTHEGFYSTENVQKAVHFISVEDIKKSLEGKGPINVSFDIDDTLVHSSGYFIYGQYHFQIPGDERGERSYLKNQKFWDYVAENGDEHSIPKQSAKDLIKMHLERGDHVFFITGRTKHSKDKNYTSTKLSKTLQRFFDLPKEVYVEYTAATPTGGFKYDKSFYIKKHNISIHYGDSDDDILAAREVGIRGIRVERAYNSTNRQNLNGGYGEEVLINSAW encoded by the coding sequence ATGAAAAAATTATTATTAGTTTTGGCGATTTTATCATCAAGTACATTATTTGCTGCAGGACCTAAAGTACCTTATACTCATGAAGGATTTTACTCAACCGAGAATGTTCAGAAAGCCGTTCATTTTATATCTGTAGAAGATATTAAAAAGAGTCTGGAAGGAAAAGGACCTATTAATGTAAGTTTCGATATAGACGACACTCTTGTTCATTCAAGCGGTTATTTCATATACGGTCAATATCATTTTCAGATTCCGGGTGACGAAAGAGGAGAAAGAAGTTATTTAAAAAATCAGAAATTCTGGGATTATGTTGCTGAAAACGGCGATGAACATTCTATTCCGAAACAATCTGCAAAAGATCTTATAAAAATGCACTTGGAAAGAGGAGATCACGTTTTCTTTATAACAGGAAGAACCAAACATTCCAAAGACAAAAATTATACTTCCACAAAACTTTCAAAAACATTACAGAGATTTTTCGATTTGCCGAAAGAAGTTTACGTAGAATATACTGCTGCTACTCCTACAGGAGGGTTCAAATACGATAAATCATTCTATATCAAAAAACATAATATATCTATTCACTACGGAGACAGTGATGACGATATTTTAGCTGCAAGAGAAGTAGGAATCAGAGGTATACGTGTAGAGAGAGCCTATAATTCCACAAATAGACAGAATCTTAACGGAGGATATGGAGAAGAAGTGTTAATTAACTCTGCATGGTAA
- the aphA gene encoding acid phosphatase AphA, giving the protein MKKLLLALAILSSSTLFAAGPKVPYTHEGFYSTDKVQKAVHFISVEDIKKSLEGKGPINVSFDIDDTLLHSSGYFIYGQHYFQIPGDKRGAISYLYNQKFWDYVAENGDEHSIPKQSAKDLIKMHLERGDNVFFITGRTKHSKDKNYTSTKLSKTLQRYFDLPKEVYVEYTADTPTGGFKYDKSFYIKKHNVSIHYGDSDDDILAARELGIRGIRVQRAYNSTNPQKLNGGYGEEVLINSAW; this is encoded by the coding sequence ATGAAAAAATTATTATTAGCTTTGGCAATTTTGTCATCAAGCACATTATTTGCAGCAGGTCCTAAAGTACCTTATACTCATGAAGGATTTTACTCAACTGACAAAGTTCAGAAAGCTGTTCACTTTATATCTGTAGAAGATATTAAAAAAAGTTTGGAAGGAAAAGGGCCTATTAATGTAAGTTTTGATATTGATGATACATTACTACACTCAAGCGGTTACTTCATTTACGGGCAACATTATTTCCAAATTCCGGGAGATAAAAGAGGGGCAATAAGCTACCTTTACAATCAAAAATTCTGGGATTATGTTGCTGAAAACGGTGATGAACATTCTATCCCTAAGCAGTCTGCAAAAGATCTTATAAAAATGCACTTGGAAAGAGGAGATAATGTATTCTTTATAACAGGAAGAACTAAACATTCTAAAGATAAAAATTATACTTCCACAAAACTTTCAAAAACATTACAAAGATATTTTGATTTGCCGAAAGAAGTTTATGTAGAATATACAGCCGATACTCCTACAGGAGGATTCAAATACGATAAATCATTCTACATCAAAAAACATAATGTATCTATTCACTACGGAGACAGTGACGATGATATTTTAGCTGCAAGAGAATTGGGAATTAGAGGAATCCGTGTTCAAAGAGCTTACAATTCGACTAACCCTCAAAAACTTAACGGAGGATACGGAGAAGAAGTATTAATTAACTCTGCATGGTAA
- the brnQ gene encoding branched-chain amino acid transport system II carrier protein produces MEKLKKKELVMIGIMIFSLFFGAGNLIFPPIIGKQSGTNMFTVMLFFSITAIIFPVLGIIAVAKSDGLKKLSNRVDPVFSIIFTTAVYLAIGPALAMPRAGTVPFEIAISPYLPEGMGVKPVLFIYTTVFFGIVYWLSLSPHKLLDRISKITSPAFLVLVFMLFIGTFIKPMGGYIQPEELYAKNFGLQGFLDGYLTLDALAGLNYGLVVVYVIKSKIGSEDKKLTKTVAITGIIAGVMLFAVYMMLAHVGAASASMFPQTKNGAEILTRAIRYSYGNFGAVLLAFMFIIACLNIGVGLTISLSQYFNSLIKKVPYKVWATIWVFWSYVLANLGFQKIMEYSIPVLLAIYPASLVLIILALLDKQIKSNKIIYRATVYPTVIISIINTLEKINIKIPILTEFTQKLPLQSADLGWVSVALIFFIISFGLVKLRKVEN; encoded by the coding sequence ATGGAGAAATTAAAGAAAAAAGAATTGGTTATGATAGGAATAATGATATTTTCTTTATTTTTTGGAGCAGGTAATCTTATATTTCCTCCAATTATAGGAAAACAGTCAGGAACAAACATGTTTACAGTAATGCTGTTTTTCAGTATAACGGCGATAATTTTTCCTGTTTTGGGAATAATAGCGGTCGCTAAATCCGACGGGCTTAAAAAACTTTCAAATAGAGTGGATCCCGTATTTTCTATAATTTTTACTACAGCTGTATATTTGGCAATAGGACCTGCACTTGCTATGCCCAGAGCCGGAACTGTGCCTTTTGAAATAGCTATAAGTCCTTACTTGCCTGAAGGAATGGGAGTAAAGCCTGTGCTGTTTATTTATACAACAGTATTTTTTGGAATTGTATACTGGCTGAGTTTAAGTCCTCATAAGTTGCTTGACAGAATAAGCAAAATAACTTCTCCTGCGTTTTTGGTATTAGTTTTTATGCTTTTTATAGGTACTTTTATCAAACCTATGGGAGGATATATACAGCCTGAAGAATTATATGCCAAAAATTTCGGATTACAGGGATTTTTGGACGGGTATCTGACTCTTGACGCTTTAGCAGGTCTTAATTACGGTCTTGTAGTGGTGTATGTAATAAAATCAAAAATCGGCAGTGAAGATAAAAAATTGACAAAAACAGTTGCAATAACGGGAATAATAGCAGGAGTTATGCTTTTTGCAGTGTATATGATGCTTGCCCATGTGGGTGCCGCAAGTGCATCAATGTTTCCTCAAACAAAAAACGGAGCTGAGATATTGACTCGAGCTATAAGATATTCATACGGTAATTTTGGAGCAGTATTACTTGCGTTTATGTTTATAATAGCCTGTCTTAATATCGGAGTGGGTTTGACAATATCTTTAAGTCAGTATTTTAACTCATTGATAAAAAAAGTGCCTTATAAAGTATGGGCAACAATTTGGGTCTTTTGGAGTTATGTTCTCGCAAATCTGGGATTTCAGAAAATAATGGAATACAGTATTCCCGTGCTATTAGCGATTTATCCGGCTTCATTGGTATTAATTATACTGGCATTATTAGATAAACAGATAAAAAGTAACAAAATAATTTATAGAGCTACAGTGTATCCTACAGTAATAATAAGTATAATAAATACTTTGGAAAAAATTAATATAAAAATACCGATCCTGACGGAATTTACTCAGAAGTTACCCTTACAAAGTGCTGACTTGGGATGGGTTTCAGTTGCTTTAATTTTCTTTATTATAAGTTTCGGACTTGTAAAATTGCGAAAAGTCGAAAATTAA
- the rplQ gene encoding 50S ribosomal protein L17: MNHNKSYRKLGRRSDHRLAMLKNMTISLVKAERIETTVTRAKELRKFVEKVITLGKKYNNFDLENKEERVKAIHLRRQAFSFLRNEEAVAKVFKEIAPKYMDRNGGYTRIIKTDVRRGDSAELAIIELV; this comes from the coding sequence ATGAATCATAATAAATCATATAGAAAATTAGGTAGAAGAAGTGATCATAGATTGGCTATGCTTAAAAATATGACGATTTCTTTGGTAAAGGCTGAAAGAATTGAAACAACTGTTACCAGAGCAAAAGAATTAAGAAAATTCGTTGAAAAAGTTATAACATTAGGGAAAAAGTATAATAATTTTGACTTGGAAAACAAAGAAGAAAGAGTAAAAGCTATCCATTTGAGAAGACAGGCATTTTCATTTTTAAGAAATGAAGAAGCAGTTGCTAAAGTTTTCAAAGAAATAGCACCTAAGTATATGGATAGAAACGGTGGTTATACAAGAATAATTAAAACCGATGTAAGAAGAGGAGATTCTGCTGAATTGGCAATAATCGAATTAGTGTAA
- a CDS encoding DNA-directed RNA polymerase subunit alpha — protein sequence MLNIEKIAKNIKLTEEKESRYTAKYTLEPLYRGYGNTIGNALRRILLSSIPGSAIKGLRIDGVLNEFSTIPGVKEAVTDIILNVKEIVVELDEPGEKKMVLSVKGPKVITAADIKPDPGIKIINPEQVIATVTTDKEINMEFLVDSGEGFVVSDEIDTEGWPIGYLAVDAIYTPIKRVTYSVEDTMVGRVTNYDKLILEISTDGSIEIHDALSYAVELLILHVKPFTNIGNSMSKFRGNEDENSSLNSETESNIEDMKIEELDFTVRSYNCLKKAGVNTISDLTSMTYVELLKIKNLGRKSLNEIIDKMKELGYDLSEEAGN from the coding sequence TTGTTAAATATTGAAAAAATAGCTAAAAATATAAAATTGACAGAAGAGAAAGAGAGCAGATATACAGCTAAATATACGTTAGAGCCTTTGTACAGAGGATACGGAAACACTATTGGAAATGCATTAAGAAGAATATTGTTATCGTCAATACCGGGATCGGCTATAAAAGGTCTTAGAATAGACGGTGTATTAAATGAATTTTCTACAATACCCGGAGTAAAAGAAGCTGTTACGGACATAATATTAAATGTAAAAGAAATAGTTGTCGAGTTGGATGAACCGGGAGAGAAAAAAATGGTATTATCCGTAAAGGGACCTAAAGTAATAACTGCAGCGGACATTAAGCCTGATCCTGGAATTAAAATTATTAATCCTGAACAGGTCATTGCAACTGTAACAACTGATAAAGAAATTAATATGGAATTTTTAGTTGATTCGGGAGAAGGATTTGTAGTTTCCGATGAGATAGATACTGAAGGTTGGCCTATAGGATATTTGGCAGTAGATGCAATTTATACACCTATTAAAAGGGTTACATACAGTGTAGAAGATACAATGGTAGGAAGAGTAACAAACTATGATAAACTTATATTGGAAATTTCTACTGACGGAAGTATTGAAATACATGATGCTTTATCTTATGCTGTCGAATTGTTAATATTGCATGTAAAACCTTTTACAAATATAGGAAACAGCATGAGTAAATTCAGAGGAAATGAAGATGAAAATTCTTCATTAAATTCTGAAACTGAAAGCAATATAGAAGATATGAAAATTGAGGAACTTGATTTTACTGTAAGATCTTACAACTGCTTGAAAAAAGCAGGAGTAAATACAATATCTGATTTAACTTCAATGACATATGTAGAATTATTGAAAATTAAAAATTTAGGGAGAAAATCTCTAAATGAAATAATCGATAAAATGAAAGAGCTTGGTTACGATTTAAGTGAAGAAGCCGGAAATTAA
- the rpsD gene encoding 30S ribosomal protein S4 produces MARDRQPVLKKCRNLGLDPSVLGVNKKSNRNIRPNANRKLTEYGTQMREKQKARFVYGVMEKQFYKLYEEATRKEGVTGELLLQYLERRLDNVVYRLGFGATRRQARQIVSHGHILINGKRVNIASYRVKQGDVISIKENSRELALIKESVGQKTVPGWLELDEAALTAKVLENPGRDSVDFEINEAMIIEFYSR; encoded by the coding sequence ATGGCAAGAGATAGACAGCCGGTGTTAAAAAAATGTAGAAATCTTGGTTTGGATCCAAGTGTTTTAGGCGTAAATAAAAAGTCAAACAGAAATATAAGACCGAATGCAAATAGAAAATTAACTGAATACGGAACACAAATGAGAGAAAAACAAAAAGCCAGATTTGTGTACGGAGTAATGGAAAAACAATTCTATAAATTATATGAAGAAGCAACTAGAAAAGAAGGAGTAACAGGGGAATTATTACTTCAATATTTAGAAAGAAGATTAGATAATGTTGTTTACAGATTAGGATTCGGTGCAACAAGAAGACAGGCTAGACAAATAGTAAGTCATGGTCATATATTAATAAATGGGAAAAGAGTGAACATCGCATCATACAGAGTAAAACAGGGAGATGTAATTTCTATAAAAGAAAATTCAAGAGAGTTGGCTTTAATTAAGGAATCAGTAGGGCAAAAAACTGTTCCGGGATGGTTGGAACTTGACGAAGCTGCATTGACAGCTAAAGTATTGGAAAATCCTGGAAGAGACTCAGTTGACTTTGAAATTAATGAAGCAATGATTATCGAGTTTTACTCCAGATAA
- the rpsK gene encoding 30S ribosomal protein S11: protein MAKKPAVSKKKKLKNIPNGIAYIHSTFNNTVVTITDSEGKVVIWKSGGTSGFKGTKKGTPFAAQIAAEQAAQVAIENGMKQIEIKIKGPGSGREASIRSIQATGLEVTRIVDITPVPHNGARPPKKRRP, encoded by the coding sequence GTGGCTAAAAAACCAGCAGTTTCAAAAAAGAAAAAATTAAAAAATATTCCTAACGGGATAGCATATATACATTCTACTTTCAACAATACTGTTGTAACTATTACAGATTCTGAAGGTAAGGTCGTAATCTGGAAATCGGGAGGAACTTCAGGGTTCAAAGGAACTAAAAAAGGAACTCCGTTTGCAGCACAAATAGCAGCTGAACAGGCAGCACAAGTGGCTATTGAAAACGGAATGAAACAAATAGAAATTAAAATAAAAGGACCGGGATCGGGAAGAGAAGCTTCTATAAGATCGATACAGGCTACCGGCTTGGAAGTAACAAGAATAGTTGATATAACTCCGGTACCTCATAACGGTGCAAGACCGCCGAAAAAGAGAAGACCGTAA
- the rpsM gene encoding 30S ribosomal protein S13, with product MARIAGVDIPRNKRVEISLTYIFGIGRSTSNEILEKAGVDKDIKVKDLTEEQVGKIRTIVEEYKIEGELRKEIRLNIKRLLDIKSYRGLRHRNGLPVRGQKTKTNARTRKGPVKMAIAKKK from the coding sequence TTGGCTAGAATAGCGGGAGTTGACATTCCAAGAAATAAAAGAGTGGAAATTTCATTAACTTATATTTTTGGAATCGGTAGAAGTACTTCAAACGAGATTTTAGAAAAAGCAGGTGTTGACAAAGACATCAAAGTAAAAGATTTAACTGAAGAACAAGTAGGTAAAATCAGAACTATAGTTGAAGAATACAAAATCGAAGGGGAACTTAGAAAAGAAATCAGACTTAATATTAAAAGATTACTTGATATTAAGAGTTACAGAGGATTAAGACACAGAAACGGGTTGCCTGTAAGAGGACAAAAAACTAAAACAAATGCGAGAACTAGAAAAGGGCCTGTAAAAATGGCGATAGCTAAGAAAAAATAA
- the rpmJ gene encoding 50S ribosomal protein L36, translating into MKVKASIKPICDKCKVIKRHGKVRIICENPKHKQIQG; encoded by the coding sequence ATGAAAGTGAAAGCTTCAATAAAACCTATTTGTGACAAATGTAAAGTTATCAAACGTCACGGAAAAGTAAGAATAATATGCGAAAACCCTAAACATAAGCAAATACAAGGATAA
- the infA gene encoding translation initiation factor IF-1 produces MAKQDVLELEGEILEALPNAMFQVRLENGHEVLGHISGKMRMNYIKILPGDKVTVEVSPYDLSRGRIVYRKK; encoded by the coding sequence ATGGCAAAACAAGATGTTCTGGAATTGGAAGGCGAAATTTTAGAAGCCTTGCCTAATGCGATGTTTCAAGTAAGACTTGAAAACGGGCATGAAGTTTTAGGGCATATCTCAGGTAAAATGAGAATGAACTATATAAAAATCTTGCCAGGCGACAAAGTAACGGTTGAAGTATCTCCGTATGATTTGTCAAGAGGCAGAATTGTATATAGGAAAAAATAG
- a CDS encoding helix-turn-helix transcriptional regulator, with the protein MNKSERINDMIMYLNDKEFFNLKDIMQKYSISRNTALRDIRSLEEIGMPVYSTTGRNGKYGILKNKLLSPVMFNIDEMYALYFTMITLKGYKTTPFHLDIEKLKEKFKACLPRKQIEEISKMETVLSFESSVHYKESPYLKDILKFAIKEKVCKILYKEEKAEKAYFIQFFKITSAYGQWFTIGYDFKNSEIKNFQCDKIIKLSENDKFKSVSLKKLSSLNPKVYKIFDYSMADFEIEIEKNKTIDKL; encoded by the coding sequence ATGAATAAGTCCGAAAGAATAAATGATATGATAATGTACCTTAATGATAAAGAGTTTTTTAACTTAAAAGATATTATGCAGAAATACAGTATCTCAAGAAATACAGCATTAAGGGATATCCGTTCACTTGAAGAGATAGGTATGCCTGTTTATTCTACTACAGGAAGAAACGGTAAATACGGGATTCTTAAAAATAAGCTGCTTTCTCCGGTTATGTTCAATATTGATGAAATGTATGCACTGTATTTTACAATGATTACATTGAAAGGTTATAAAACGACACCTTTTCATTTGGATATTGAAAAACTGAAAGAAAAATTTAAAGCCTGTCTACCCCGAAAACAGATAGAAGAAATAAGTAAAATGGAAACGGTTCTCAGTTTTGAATCTTCTGTTCATTATAAAGAAAGTCCTTATCTGAAGGATATATTGAAGTTTGCCATAAAAGAAAAAGTGTGTAAAATTTTATATAAAGAAGAAAAGGCTGAAAAAGCATATTTTATTCAGTTTTTTAAAATAACTTCCGCATACGGTCAATGGTTTACAATAGGATATGATTTTAAAAACAGTGAAATTAAAAATTTTCAGTGTGATAAAATAATAAAATTAAGTGAAAATGATAAGTTTAAGTCAGTGTCTTTGAAAAAATTGTCCTCTTTAAATCCTAAAGTATATAAAATTTTTGATTATAGTATGGCAGATTTTGAAATAGAGATAGAAAAAAATAAAACAATAGACAAATTATAA
- a CDS encoding pyridoxamine 5'-phosphate oxidase family protein: protein MDVKDKFRELMKVSNDIALASSSSDNQPNVRIVRFYYDEKDNLLYFLTLKNSQKTSEFEENNKVAFTTVPKNSLQHVKAKGIVTKSKKSVQDLKETFIEKIPSIKMNIEQGEAFMDLYEISFSKVTVTLDQKHVENIEII, encoded by the coding sequence ATGGATGTAAAAGATAAATTTAGGGAATTAATGAAAGTAAGTAATGACATTGCACTGGCTTCTTCGAGCTCGGATAATCAGCCTAACGTGAGAATTGTAAGATTTTATTATGACGAGAAGGATAACCTTTTATATTTTCTGACTCTAAAAAACAGTCAAAAAACATCGGAATTTGAAGAAAATAACAAAGTAGCTTTTACTACTGTTCCTAAAAACAGTTTGCAGCATGTTAAAGCTAAAGGAATTGTTACAAAAAGCAAGAAATCCGTTCAGGATTTAAAAGAGACTTTTATTGAAAAAATACCTTCAATAAAAATGAATATTGAGCAGGGAGAAGCTTTTATGGACTTATATGAAATATCTTTTTCAAAAGTAACTGTCACTTTAGACCAAAAACATGTTGAAAATATAGAAATTATATAA